Proteins encoded within one genomic window of Humulus lupulus chromosome 1, drHumLupu1.1, whole genome shotgun sequence:
- the LOC133832870 gene encoding uncharacterized mitochondrial protein AtMg00810-like, whose product MTIPKGLTLPNSFIADSNLVCKLQKSIYGLKQSSRQWYRKLSEALLKEGFQQSKADNTLFTRGADDSYIALLVYVDDIIITGPNLSILHALQSSLHQQFKLKALGPLKYFLGFELARSTAGIFLSQRKYTLELLEDTGFLGSKPTKTPMDPKVKLHDETTQPLDNPSAFRQLIGRLLYLTHSRPNITFAVNSLSQHMATPRTNHLQAVHHLLRYLKGNPGQGLLFSSLSSLQLRGFSDSDSASCPITRRSVTGFCIFIGDSLISWRTKKQPTISKSSAEAKYRALAATTSEITWIRYLLLDLHVPQTTPSFIYCDNQSAIHIANNPTFHERTKHIELDCHFFRDKINNSTIRLAHVPSSLQLADAFTKPLTSPILQTHIAKMSVYNIYTPS is encoded by the coding sequence ATGACCATACCAAAAGGACTAACATTACCTAATTCTTTTATTGCAGATTCTAATCTGGTTTGTAAACTACAAAAATCGATATATGGCTTAAAACAGTCCTCACGGCAGTGGTACAGAAAGTTGTCAGAAGCTCTCTTAAAGGAAGGTTTTCAACAATCTAAAGCGGACAACACTCTATTTACAAGAGGAGCAGATGATAGTTACATAGCCCTGCTTGTTTATGTCGACGACATAATAATCACAGGCCCTAATTTATCCATCTTACACGCCCTACAATCCTCCCTGCACCAACAGTTCAAACTCAAGGCTCTTGGCCCTCTTAAGTATTTTCTAGGCTTTGAACTAGCTCGGTCAACAGCTGGGATATTTCTCTCTCAACGCAAATACACTTTGGAGCTCTTGGAGGATACTGGCTTCCTCGGCAGCAAGCCCACAAAAACGCCTATGGATCCTAAAGTCAAGCTCCACGATGAAACCACCCAACCTCTTGATAATCCCTCTGCATTTAGACAGCTTATTGGACGCTTACTGTATTTGACACACTCACGCCCAAACATTACCTTTGCTGTAAATTCTTTGAGCCAACACATGGCAACCCCTCGGACTAATCATTTACAGGCAGTACACCACCTACTTCGGTATCTCAAAGGGAATCCTGGCCAAGGCTTACTTTTTTCTTCACTTTCCAGCCTACAGTTAAGGGGTTTCTCAGATTCAGATTCGGCATCATGTCCTATTACTCGTCGTTCAGTAACTGGTTTCTGCATCTTTATAGGAGATTCTCTCATTTCCTGGCGAACCAAGAAACAGCCAACAATTTCCAAGAGCTCAGCTGAAGCAAAATATAGAGCTTTGGCTGCCACTACAAGTGAAATAACTTGGATACGATATCTCCTACTTGACCTTCATGTTCCACAAACAACTCCTTCATTTATCTACTGTGACAATCAATCCGCAATTCACATTGCCAATAACCCTACCTTCCATGAACGCACCAAACACATAGAGCTTGATTGCCATTTTTTCCGCGACAAAATCAACAACTCCACAATCCGTCTTGCTCATGTCCCCAGCTCACTGCAGTTGGCTGATGCTTTCACAAAACCACTGACTTCCCCTATTCTACAAACCCATATTGCCAAGATGAGTGTCTACAATATATACACTCCATCTTGA